The genomic window TGATCCTGTCGGTGTCCCTGGCCGCGGTGTGCGCCGGCGCGCGCTCGTTCACCGCCATCGCAGAGTGGGTCCATGATGCGCCGGCAGACGCGCTCGGGAAGCTGGGTGTGGCCGATCGGGTGCCGTCGGAATCGACGATCCGCCGCACCCTCGCCCGCGTCGACGCGGCCGTGTTGGACCAGGTCATCGGCATGTGGGCGTGGCTACGAACCCGGGTGGTCGACGGGCGCCGGGTGATCGCCGTCGACGGCAAGACGTTGCGAGGCGCGAGGGACGCGGCCGGGCATCTCACCCATCTGCTGGCCGCCCTCGACCACGGCAGCGGGGTGGTCCTCGGACAGGTCGAGGTCGGTGCGAAGACCAACGAGATCCCGCTGATCACCGACCTCCTCGCCCCACTCGACCTCACCGACGCGGTGGTCACCGCGGATGCCCTGCACTGTCAGCGGGCCACCGCCGAGTACATCGTCGGTCGGGGCGGGCATTACGTGTTCACCGTCAAGAACAACCAGAAGGTCCTGCGGGATCTGTTGAAGTCGTTGCCGTGGAACGCGATTCCTGTCTCGTCGTCGACCGGTGGGTATGGTCACGGGCGGCGGGAGCAGCGCACGATCAAGGCCACCGAGGTCGCCGGTGGGCTCGGGTTTCCACACGCCTGCCAGGTGTTGCAGGTGCGTCGCACCGTCACCAGGAAGGGCCGTAGATCCGTCGAGGTCGTCTACCTGGTCACCTCGATCCCGATGACCTCTGCCGCTCCGCTGCAGGTCGCCGGCTGGGTTCGCGGGCATTGGGCGATCGAGAACCGCCTGCACTGGGTCCGGGACGTCACCTTCGACGAAGACCGCTCCGCCGTCCGCACCGGCACCGGTCCGCAGGTGATGGCCACCATCCGCAACACCGTCGTCAGCGTCCTGCGGTTGGCCGGCCACGACAACATCGCAGCCGCGCTACGGCATCACGGCCGCGACCCGCATCGTCCGATCGATCTACTTCATGCCGCCTGACATGCAGCTATGCGACTTTGCCGGGGCCCTGAGCTACATCGGGATCAACGTTCTCGACGAATCTCCCTACGTGCGGATGTACGGCAACCTGCACAGCGATTCGACGTCCAATGTCCTCGGCTACAAGAATCCCGACATGGACGCACTGCTAGGCGAGCTGAAGACTGCCCCGACTGCCGATGAGCGCCGACGCGTTCTCGAAAATATTCAGACGCTCGTCAACGAGACTGCGCCGATCGCCGTCATGGGAGCCGGCAAGTACTTCATTCCGTGGAGTCAAGATGCACACGGAATCGTTCCCAGTGCGGACGGAATCATGCTTTTCGAAAAGGCCTGGCTCGCAACTGATTCCGCTTCCTGAGTCATCTGCCGCCTTTAGATCCCCATCCCGATCCGCGGGGCCTGTTGGCTCCCCGATGTGTTGGAGGATTCCCTCCAAGCTCACCCAGCGGCTGCCTCAGGTCTCGGGGTTGCCATGGTGACGCTCCCGTTGCCAGCTGGAACCGTAGTGCTCACCGGCCTGCGCATGCGGTCGGTCCGAACCAGACATGTACTGCGAGGCGATCCTGGGCCATCCTGCGGGTCGGTGTCGCGGGGTCGAACCTGCGGCGTGCGGCGAGCGATCTTTGCTGACATGCATGTTTCCTCGTGAGAGTGGAGTTCAGCAGTGTTGGTTGTGGAACCTTCGCTCACGCTGTTGACACGTTAAGGTTTTGCCCTTAACGTCGTTGCCGTGATCCACACCACGTCTTCGGGCAAGCCGATCGGTACCGACTGCGTGGTCGTTGATCGCTCGCATAGCCGACTCCGCTGACCGTCCGAGTCCGCTGAGTGGTCCTTTCCCGGAGAGGACGCGCACTTTGGCAGCGTCGAGCAACCAGATTCATTCGCGACCGATTCGACTCGACGCGCGGCATCGGTATCGCGCCACTGAACCCATAGGAGTAAGCAGATGACGTACGCGCTTCCCGCCACTGCGGTGCCCACCCCGACTGATCCCCTCGCCTGCTTCGGGCCGATCGTCGCCCCGCGGACCGCAACCGGTACCGAGGATCGCCCCTACGAGTTGTTCACTCTGGACCCGCATAGCCCGACTATCGGCGCCGAAATTTCGGGGATCAGGCTCGGCGGCGACCTGTCCGACGAGGTGATGGCCGAACTTCGCCGCGCGCTGCTCGAGTGGAAGGTGCTGTTCTTCCGGGATCAGGACATTTCCCGCGCCGAGCACCGCGCGTTCGCCGCTCGCTGGGGCGCATTGGAACAGCATCCGTTCTTCAAGTACACACAGCCTGGGCAGAGCGACATCGAAGTCGCGACGCTAGCGAAGGATGCGACTGCCGTGGGGGCCGAGAACATCTGGCACAACGACGTCACCTGGCACGAGTTTCCGTCGTTTGCAGCAGTGCTGCGCGCCGTCGAGATTCCTGCCGTGGGCGGTGACACCCTCTGGGCAGACATGGGCGCTGCCTACGATCTGCTACCGGACGACATCAAGACTCACATCGACACCCTTGACGCCGAGCACGACTGGATCAAGTCGTTCGGCTCCGGAATGCCTCAGGACGCCATCGATATGTTGCGTCCGAAGTTCCCGCCAGTCACCCACCCCGTCGTGCGCGTCGTCCCGGAGACCGGTCGCCGTGTCCTGTTCGTCAACGCGGCGTTCACTCAGCGCGTCCTCGGTGTCTCGGAGAGCGAATCCAACGAGCTGCTGCGTCTGCTCTACCGCCATGCCATGCGCCCGGAATTCCAGGTGCGTCTGCGCTGGAAGCCGAACACCATCGCGTTCTGGGACAACCGGACGTGTCAGCACTACGCGTCGAGCGACTATTTCCCGGCCCGCCGGGTGATGGAGCGCATCTCGATCGTCGGCGACAAGCCGATCGGGATCACCGCCTGATTCGAGAGGCAACGAAAACTAGTGAGTACACACGAATTGCCGATGACCCGAGGGCGGATTGTTGCCGTTCTCGCACTGATCATTCTCCTCTCCGAAATCGCAACGTTCGAGATTCTCATGGTGCTGCCGGCGTTGCCGCATATAGCCCCTGAGTTCCAGACGCTGAGTATCGCGTGGGTTGTCTCGATCGTGACCTTGGCGGGAGCAACGGTGATGCCGTTGGTCGGCAAGGCCTCGGACAAATGGGGCAAGAAGCGGGTGATCATCGTGCTCGCGCTGGTGTTCGTCTTGGGCAGCGTTATTTGTGCGGCGGCCACATCCTTTGCCGTCCTCTTGGTGGGCCGCGCACTGCAGGGATCTCTGATGGGGATCGTGTCGATCTCGTACGGTCTCGTGCGCGACATCATCCCTCGAGATGTCGTTCCGTTGGCTCTAGGCGCCGTTGTCACCGGGGTCGGAATGTCCGCCATAGCAAGCCCGTTCGTTGCGGGCTGGCTGATCGACAGCACCGGGTACCAGGGCATCTTCTGGTTCATGGCCGCCTACGTCGCCGTACTGCTGCCGTTGTATGCGCTGGTCGTTCCGGAGAGCCCCATTCGGCTCGATCGCCCAGTCGACTATCTCGGCACCATCCTGCTGGGCCCGGGTATCGGCATGCTGCTTCTCGGAGTCTCGAAAGGAGCGCAGTGGGGTTGGACTTCGCCCTGGACCCTGATCTGTTTGCTCGGAGGGATAGCGATGCTCGCCGCGTTCATCGCGTGGCAGCGCATCACCCCGAATCCGCTCATTGACCTGAAGGTTCTGCTGGGTCCGAAGTTCGGTCCCACAGTGCTCGCTGTGGCCTGCATTTCGTACATGATGAACGCGCACGCGCTCATCATTCCGACCATGTTGCAGACTCCGAGTGGGTTGCCGGGCGTGAGTTACGGATCGGGTCTGTCGGCCACACAACTGGCGATCTGGACGTTCCCAGTCGGACTCGTGTCAATGATCATGGGCCCTGTCGGTGGCGTGCTGTGTAAACGCATCGGCGGCAGGTACGTGCTGATGACCGCGGGCGTGCTGTTCCTCGTCGTCATGTTCCTGGGCTCGCGCCTGTTCACCATCCAGTGGCAGGTCGCCATCATGAGCGCAACCGCGGGTCTCGCCGTAGGCCTCGTTCACTCGTCCAATGCGAACCTTGTGCAGGACGCCCTACCCGCTTCGCAGGGAGGCGTGGGCAACACGATTGGCGGTATGGGAGCCCTTCTGGCCGGTGGCATCGCCACCACTCTCACCGGAGTGGTGATGTCGAACCACGTTCTTGCTGTCGACCCAGTGACGCATGCCGTGTTGTACGCCGACGTAGCGATCACCCGCAGTTACCTGTACGCCGCCGTAGTCGGCATCGTGGGCCTGATCGTCGTTCTGGTCATGAGGCACGGACGCGAACCGGCACAGGGCGGACTGCAAGCAGAATCCGCGAACGGAGCTGCAGCGCCAGCGCAGGACTCGGTGACGCTCCCGGCGTAACGAACTGCCCAACACCGTCCGCATAACTGCGCTCACCCGAACCGTTACCGTCCAGCTTTGTTCCAGGAGAATCATCGTGTCCGACATATCGGCCCTCGACGCCCGCATGGATCTTCGGTCCCTACTCGACACGCGCCGCAGTTGCCGCGCCTTCCGTCCGGACCCGGTCCCGCGGGAGACCATCGAGCAGATCCTCGAACTGGCGCAGCGCACCCCATCCTGGTGCAACACCCAGCCCTGGCAGGTCGCCATCACCGCCGGCGAAGCGACTGAGCGCTTTCGGAAAGGCCTCGCCGACTACGTACGGTCCTCACCGCAGTCACCCGACTTCCCCTTCCCGGGCGAATATAGAGGGGAGTACGGCGCGCGACGCAAGGAATGCGCGATGCAGTTGTATGCGAGCGTAGGCATCGCCGCCGAGGACCGCCAGGCGTCGGCAGCGCAGACGATGAAAAACTTCGACCTATTCGACGCGCCGCACGTTGCAGTCATCACCACTGACGCGGCGCTCGGGGTCTACGGCGCCGTCGACTGCGGGTTGTACGTCAACACCTTCCTGCTGGCCGCACACAGTCTCGGTGTGGCGACCGTCCCGCAGGCCGCGCTCGCCGGCAGTGCACCCTACCTTCGTAGCTTCTTCGACCTTCCGGCCGACCGAAAAGTGGTGTGCTCGATCTCATTCGGATACGCGGACGAAACCCACCCCGCAAACAGCTTCCGCACCGCCCGAGCAGACATCGCCGCAGTTGCCACCTGGACGTCCTGAGCGGGGGTCGCTCTTTTCCCTTGTCGGCGGAAAACGGCCGACGTCTCCTCCATCTAGTTCAAAGGATCATTCTTCATGTCGTTGAACCTCGCGGACCTCTTCGAGGCCGTCGTCGACGAGATTCCCGACCGGCCGGCCCT from Prescottella sp. R16 includes these protein-coding regions:
- a CDS encoding ISAs1 family transposase — protein: MSDTGILDALDWVPDPRARRGVRHPLTVILSVSLAAVCAGARSFTAIAEWVHDAPADALGKLGVADRVPSESTIRRTLARVDAAVLDQVIGMWAWLRTRVVDGRRVIAVDGKTLRGARDAAGHLTHLLAALDHGSGVVLGQVEVGAKTNEIPLITDLLAPLDLTDAVVTADALHCQRATAEYIVGRGGHYVFTVKNNQKVLRDLLKSLPWNAIPVSSSTGGYGHGRREQRTIKATEVAGGLGFPHACQVLQVRRTVTRKGRRSVEVVYLVTSIPMTSAAPLQVAGWVRGHWAIENRLHWVRDVTFDEDRSAVRTGTGPQVMATIRNTVVSVLRLAGHDNIAAALRHHGRDPHRPIDLLHAA
- a CDS encoding TauD/TfdA family dioxygenase, whose amino-acid sequence is MTYALPATAVPTPTDPLACFGPIVAPRTATGTEDRPYELFTLDPHSPTIGAEISGIRLGGDLSDEVMAELRRALLEWKVLFFRDQDISRAEHRAFAARWGALEQHPFFKYTQPGQSDIEVATLAKDATAVGAENIWHNDVTWHEFPSFAAVLRAVEIPAVGGDTLWADMGAAYDLLPDDIKTHIDTLDAEHDWIKSFGSGMPQDAIDMLRPKFPPVTHPVVRVVPETGRRVLFVNAAFTQRVLGVSESESNELLRLLYRHAMRPEFQVRLRWKPNTIAFWDNRTCQHYASSDYFPARRVMERISIVGDKPIGITA
- a CDS encoding MFS transporter, producing the protein MSTHELPMTRGRIVAVLALIILLSEIATFEILMVLPALPHIAPEFQTLSIAWVVSIVTLAGATVMPLVGKASDKWGKKRVIIVLALVFVLGSVICAAATSFAVLLVGRALQGSLMGIVSISYGLVRDIIPRDVVPLALGAVVTGVGMSAIASPFVAGWLIDSTGYQGIFWFMAAYVAVLLPLYALVVPESPIRLDRPVDYLGTILLGPGIGMLLLGVSKGAQWGWTSPWTLICLLGGIAMLAAFIAWQRITPNPLIDLKVLLGPKFGPTVLAVACISYMMNAHALIIPTMLQTPSGLPGVSYGSGLSATQLAIWTFPVGLVSMIMGPVGGVLCKRIGGRYVLMTAGVLFLVVMFLGSRLFTIQWQVAIMSATAGLAVGLVHSSNANLVQDALPASQGGVGNTIGGMGALLAGGIATTLTGVVMSNHVLAVDPVTHAVLYADVAITRSYLYAAVVGIVGLIVVLVMRHGREPAQGGLQAESANGAAAPAQDSVTLPA
- a CDS encoding nitroreductase yields the protein MDLRSLLDTRRSCRAFRPDPVPRETIEQILELAQRTPSWCNTQPWQVAITAGEATERFRKGLADYVRSSPQSPDFPFPGEYRGEYGARRKECAMQLYASVGIAAEDRQASAAQTMKNFDLFDAPHVAVITTDAALGVYGAVDCGLYVNTFLLAAHSLGVATVPQAALAGSAPYLRSFFDLPADRKVVCSISFGYADETHPANSFRTARADIAAVATWTS